One part of the Leucobacter triazinivorans genome encodes these proteins:
- a CDS encoding histidinol-phosphate transaminase encodes MTSLSDLPLRANLVGKQPYGAPQDPVPVSLNVNENTHPIPEAVVADIAESLARAVRGVNRYLDREFTELRSALAEYLGHGLSVDQLWAANGSNEVLQQILQAFGGPGRSLLSFTPTYSMYPLLASGTDTEWIPVPRPEDYALTPQLVVEALREHRPDIAILCGPNNPTGTPLDREVIEAAYGAFDGILIVDEAYQEFDAERESAVALLPGRHRLLVSRTMSKAFAFAGVRLGYLAADPAVVDALRLVRLPYHLSALTQAAATAAMRHSGEMLATVADIRDQRDRLAQALSDLGYDVHPSGANFLLVGGFSDPDGVFESLRARGILIRNLGIPGHLRITAGTEEETTAVIAAIAELTPAV; translated from the coding sequence GTGACCAGTTTGAGCGATCTGCCCCTCCGCGCCAACCTCGTCGGCAAGCAGCCCTACGGCGCACCGCAGGATCCCGTGCCGGTGAGCCTGAACGTCAACGAGAACACCCATCCCATCCCGGAAGCGGTCGTCGCCGACATTGCGGAATCGCTCGCCCGGGCCGTGCGTGGGGTCAACCGATACCTGGATCGCGAGTTCACGGAGCTGCGCTCCGCGCTTGCGGAGTACCTGGGTCACGGTCTCTCGGTCGATCAGCTCTGGGCCGCGAACGGCTCGAACGAGGTGCTGCAGCAGATCCTGCAGGCCTTCGGCGGGCCGGGCCGGTCGCTGCTGAGCTTCACCCCGACCTATTCCATGTACCCGCTGCTCGCATCCGGCACCGACACGGAGTGGATTCCCGTGCCCCGTCCCGAGGACTACGCGCTCACGCCGCAGCTCGTCGTCGAGGCGCTGCGCGAGCACCGGCCCGACATCGCGATCCTCTGCGGGCCGAACAATCCGACGGGCACGCCGCTCGATCGTGAGGTGATCGAAGCGGCCTACGGGGCGTTCGACGGGATCCTCATCGTCGACGAGGCCTATCAGGAGTTCGACGCCGAGCGCGAGAGCGCCGTGGCGCTGCTGCCGGGCCGTCATCGCTTGCTCGTCTCACGCACCATGAGCAAAGCATTCGCCTTCGCGGGGGTGCGCCTCGGCTATCTCGCGGCGGATCCCGCGGTCGTCGACGCGCTCCGCCTCGTGCGCCTGCCCTACCACCTCTCGGCGCTCACGCAGGCGGCGGCGACCGCCGCGATGCGGCACTCCGGTGAGATGCTGGCCACCGTCGCCGACATCCGCGATCAGCGCGATCGACTCGCGCAGGCGCTCTCGGACCTCGGCTACGACGTGCACCCTTCCGGGGCGAACTTCCTGCTGGTCGGCGGGTTCTCGGATCCCGACGGTGTCTTCGAATCGCTGCGGGCGCGCGGCATCCTCATCCGGAACCTCGGGATCCCCGGGCACCTCCGCATCACCGCGGGCACCGAGGAGGAGACCACCGCGGTGATCGCTGCGATCGCCGAGCTCACCCCCGCCGTCTGA
- the priA gene encoding bifunctional 1-(5-phosphoribosyl)-5-((5-phosphoribosylamino)methylideneamino)imidazole-4-carboxamide isomerase/phosphoribosylanthranilate isomerase PriA encodes MSELAHGPKLQLLPAIDMVDGKAVRLTQGEAGTETNYGSPVDAALDWIEQGAEWIHLVDLDAAFGRGSNVAVARKIIKRAGDVNIEFSGGIRDDASLEAALEMGARRVNLGTAALENPEWTRAVIARYGEQIAVGLDVRGETLAARGWTEEGGNIWEVLERLEDASCPRYVVTDVTKDGTLRGPNIELLTGVCARTDRPVIASGGVSSLDDLAALREIVPLGVEGAIVGKALYDGAFTLPAALDVAGR; translated from the coding sequence ATGAGCGAGCTCGCGCACGGCCCCAAGCTGCAGTTGCTGCCCGCCATCGACATGGTGGACGGAAAGGCCGTCCGCCTCACCCAGGGCGAGGCCGGCACGGAGACCAACTACGGCAGCCCGGTCGACGCGGCGCTCGACTGGATCGAGCAGGGTGCCGAGTGGATCCACCTGGTCGATCTCGACGCCGCGTTCGGCCGGGGGAGCAACGTGGCCGTGGCCCGCAAGATCATCAAGCGCGCCGGCGACGTGAACATCGAGTTTTCGGGTGGGATCCGCGACGACGCCAGCCTCGAGGCAGCGCTCGAGATGGGCGCCCGCCGGGTCAACCTCGGTACCGCCGCCCTCGAGAACCCCGAGTGGACCCGCGCGGTGATCGCGCGTTACGGCGAGCAGATCGCCGTTGGGCTCGACGTGCGCGGAGAGACCCTCGCCGCGCGCGGTTGGACCGAGGAGGGCGGCAACATCTGGGAGGTGCTGGAGCGTCTCGAAGACGCGAGCTGCCCCCGCTACGTGGTGACCGACGTCACCAAGGACGGCACGCTCCGCGGCCCCAACATCGAGCTGCTCACGGGCGTCTGCGCGCGCACCGACCGGCCGGTGATCGCCTCGGGCGGGGTGTCGAGCCTCGACGACCTCGCGGCACTGCGCGAGATCGTGCCGCTCGGCGTCGAGGGCGCCATCGTGGGCAAGGCGCTCTACGACGGCGCGTTCACCCTCCCGGCGGCGCTGGACGTCGCAGGCAGGTAG
- the hisB gene encoding imidazoleglycerol-phosphate dehydratase HisB: protein MTALARTASLERSTSESQITLSLDLDGTGESDIDTGVPFFDHMLTALARHSLSDLTVRATGDVHIDVHHTVEDTGILLGQAILEALGDKRGISRYGDALVPLDEALAQAVVDISGRPYLVHSGEPAGFEYHLIGGHFTGSMVRHFFEALVLNARLTVHVRLLEGRDPHHIAEAEFKAFARALREAKANDPLVSGIPSTKGAL, encoded by the coding sequence ATGACCGCCCTCGCACGCACCGCATCGCTCGAACGCTCCACGAGCGAGTCGCAGATCACCCTGAGCCTCGACCTCGACGGCACGGGTGAATCCGACATCGATACCGGGGTGCCGTTCTTCGACCACATGCTCACGGCACTCGCCCGGCACTCGCTCTCCGACCTCACGGTTCGGGCGACGGGCGATGTGCACATCGACGTGCACCACACCGTTGAGGACACGGGAATCCTGCTCGGCCAGGCGATTCTCGAGGCGCTCGGCGACAAGCGAGGCATCTCGCGATACGGCGACGCCCTCGTGCCGCTCGACGAGGCCCTCGCACAGGCCGTCGTCGATATCTCCGGCCGTCCGTACCTCGTGCACTCCGGCGAGCCCGCGGGCTTCGAGTACCACCTGATCGGCGGTCACTTCACGGGATCGATGGTGCGACACTTCTTCGAGGCGCTGGTGCTCAACGCGCGCCTCACCGTGCACGTGAGGCTCCTCGAGGGGCGGGATCCGCACCACATCGCCGAGGCGGAGTTCAAGGCGTTCGCCCGCGCGCTGCGCGAGGCCAAGGCGAACGACCCGCTCGTCAGCGGCATCCCGTCGACCAAGGGCGCCCTGTGA
- a CDS encoding SseB family protein, which translates to MAIKRLPSTGDAPRATGVPESLVAGGSADSAGFPWDGRSFDHHGTAFADDDGATPPALAAAVAAVRAAAARPIRAGDAEELQRLAGAHADAVQALSGCRVLIPLLAEAGETGLTPEGRVVEKSQELSIVTVASPDGRRVMPVFSSVATMRAWNPQARPIPVPGPQAALAAAQEQTDLIIVDPGTAEREIGVRRTQLEAMATGERVLPAWADPAVLAAFRASLGRDPRISGVMLAPGDPGARLLAPEIDVILEIRPGLDRDALRELVAEVQRRWAADATIADRVDSMRLRPVAA; encoded by the coding sequence ATGGCGATCAAACGTCTTCCCTCCACCGGTGATGCCCCGCGGGCCACGGGGGTCCCCGAGAGTCTCGTCGCGGGCGGAAGCGCCGATTCGGCGGGGTTTCCGTGGGACGGCCGCAGCTTCGACCACCACGGCACCGCGTTCGCCGACGACGACGGTGCGACGCCGCCCGCACTCGCCGCAGCGGTCGCCGCGGTGCGCGCGGCGGCAGCGCGGCCGATCCGGGCCGGCGATGCCGAAGAGCTGCAGCGTCTCGCCGGTGCGCACGCGGATGCGGTGCAGGCGCTCTCGGGATGCCGGGTGCTGATCCCGCTGCTCGCGGAGGCCGGCGAGACCGGTCTCACCCCGGAGGGACGAGTGGTCGAGAAGTCGCAGGAGCTCTCGATCGTGACGGTGGCGTCTCCCGACGGACGCCGGGTGATGCCGGTGTTCAGCTCGGTCGCGACGATGCGCGCCTGGAACCCCCAGGCCCGTCCCATCCCGGTGCCCGGCCCCCAGGCCGCGCTCGCCGCGGCTCAGGAGCAGACCGACCTCATCATCGTCGACCCGGGAACCGCCGAGCGCGAGATCGGTGTGCGCCGCACCCAGCTCGAGGCCATGGCCACGGGCGAGCGGGTGCTGCCCGCGTGGGCGGACCCGGCGGTGCTCGCCGCGTTCCGCGCATCGCTCGGGCGCGATCCGCGGATCTCCGGCGTGATGCTCGCGCCAGGGGATCCCGGGGCCCGCCTGCTCGCGCCGGAGATCGACGTGATCCTCGAGATCCGTCCGGGCCTCGATCGCGATGCGCTGCGCGAACTCGTCGCCGAGGTGCAGCGGCGCTGGGCCGCGGACGCGACCATCGCCGATCGGGTCGACTCGATGCGCCTGCGCCCCGTCGCCGCGTGA
- the hisH gene encoding imidazole glycerol phosphate synthase subunit HisH: MTHAGALGVSSRPRVAVLDYGSGNVHSAVKALALAGAEVELTRDPRAVAEADGLLVPGVGAFDAVMQQLRAVRGDELIDRRLAGGRPVLGICVGEQVMFERGVERGVETEGLGQWPGTVRELRAPVLPHMGWNTVEAPESSVLFRGIARERFYFVHSYAATEWTLEGRGRPGGTAETHRSDPAGAVAPAGATAPLVTWAEHGERFVAAVENGPLSATQFHPEKSGEAGIRLLRNWISTL, translated from the coding sequence GTGACCCACGCGGGCGCGCTCGGTGTGTCGTCGCGCCCTCGCGTGGCGGTGCTCGACTACGGCTCGGGCAACGTGCACTCGGCGGTCAAAGCGCTCGCACTGGCCGGTGCCGAGGTCGAGCTGACGCGCGATCCGCGGGCGGTCGCAGAGGCCGATGGGCTGCTGGTACCCGGCGTGGGCGCCTTCGATGCCGTGATGCAGCAGTTACGCGCCGTGCGGGGCGACGAGCTGATCGACCGCCGGCTCGCGGGCGGGCGGCCCGTGCTCGGCATCTGCGTCGGCGAGCAGGTGATGTTCGAGCGCGGAGTCGAGCGAGGCGTCGAGACCGAAGGCCTCGGGCAGTGGCCGGGCACGGTACGCGAATTGCGGGCGCCGGTGCTGCCCCACATGGGCTGGAACACCGTTGAGGCCCCCGAATCGTCCGTGCTCTTCCGAGGGATCGCACGCGAGCGGTTCTACTTCGTGCACAGCTACGCGGCGACGGAGTGGACGCTCGAGGGCAGGGGGCGTCCCGGCGGCACCGCGGAGACGCATCGCTCGGATCCGGCCGGGGCCGTCGCGCCGGCCGGGGCGACCGCGCCGCTCGTCACCTGGGCGGAGCACGGCGAGCGGTTCGTCGCGGCCGTCGAGAACGGACCGCTCAGCGCCACGCAGTTCCATCCCGAGAAGTCCGGTGAAGCCGGCATCCGCTTGCTGCGCAACTGGATCTCCACGCTCTAG